From the genome of Luteibacter rhizovicinus DSM 16549:
CCTGGCCCGCTGCGTTGGCACCTGTGCCTGTCGTCGTGAGCGAGCCTCCATTGAAACTGATCGCCCCGCCGGCCTCGGCGCGAAGGCCTCTCGCGTTGAGCACGGCGCCAAGCTGCACCATGACGTTGTCAGCGGTGATGCGGCCACCCGCATTCAAGGCATAGAGGGCATTTTGCGTCGGGGTAACCAGTGTGACGGTCGATCCCGATGTCACCGTGCACGCCGTGCCGTTAACCGAGACGGGACCAGGAGCACAGGTTTGCCCGCGTGCGACATTCGCGAGGTGGCCCAGCACCAGAATGGCGACCCATAAGTGGCAACGTGTCTGCCGGCCCAGGACGACATCTCCTTACGCGATCGATGTACGCATTAGACAACCCGTGCACGCGCGCAGACACCGAATAAACACGCAAGGCAAAAGACGTACTTTTACCGGCAGATATTCGGCCAGCTTCTCCATCAGCCCGATCCTCGCATTGCGTGCCGCGACGCAACATGGCAAGGTAGTAGCCCTCACATTCGTCTGTGCCTGTGTGCGCACGCGGCACAGGAAAATCCCATGTCCCCTTCCACCCTCTCCGTCCGCCAGAACCTCCTGGCGGGCTGACTACCGCCTTCGCGCTGGTCCCTGAAGCCATGGCTTTCGCCCTGGTCGCGCATCTCAACCCCCTGATGGGTCTCTACGGCGCAGCGATCATCGCGGCGCTGACGGCTGCCTTTGGCGGCCGTCCAGGCATGATTTCCGGCGCGGCCGGCTCGATGGCGGTAGTGATCGTGGCCCTGGTGGTACAGCACGGCGCCGAGTATTTCCTGCTCACCGTGCTGCTCAGTGGCCTGATCCAGTTCCTCTTCGGCGTGCTACGGCTGGGAAAGCTGGTGCCGATGATTCCGCATCCGGTGATGCTGGGCTTCGTGAATGGTCTGGCGATCGTGATCGCCAGTTCGCAGCTGGAACATCTGCACGCGCCGGGCGGCGGTTGGCTCGCCGGCAACGCGCTCTATCTGATGCTCGGCCTGGCACTCGTAGCGATGCTGGTGGTCTACGTGCTGCCCCGGCTTACCCGCGTCGTGCCCTCGGCGTTGGCATCGATCGTCATCGTCAGCCTGATCGTGCAGCTGTTCGGCGTGCACACCCGCGCCGTCGGCGATATCGCTTCCATCAAGGGCGGCCTGCCCTTCCTGCACTGGCCGCAGGTGCCGTGGACGCTGGATACGCTGAAAATCGTGTTTCCGTATGCGCTGGTGATGGCCATGGTCGGCCTGCTGGAAACCCTGCTTACGCTCAACCTGGTCGATGAAATCACCGCCACCGAAGGCCAGCCCAATCGCGAGTGCATGGCGCTGGGCGCTGCTAACGTCGTGTCAGGGCTATTCGGTGGCATGGGTGGCTGCGCCATGATCGGCCAGACCATGATCAACCTCACCTCAGGCGGGCGCACACGCCTGTCCGGCATCACGGCCGGCGTGCTGGTGATGTGTTTCGTGCTGTTCCTTTCGCCGTTGATCGAGCGTATTCCATTGGCCGCACTGCTCGGCGTCATGCTCGTAGTGGCGCAGAAGACCTTTGCCTGGGGAAGCGTGCCGTTGCTGCGCCGGCTGCCACTGACCGATGCCTTGACCATTGTCGCCGTCACGGTCATCACCGTCTTCGCCAATCTTGCTACTGCCGTTCTGTGTGGTGTTCTGATTTCCGCCATCGCCTTTTCCTGGAAGCACGCCGATCACCTCAGCGTGAATCGTGAGGATCTTCCCAACGGCGGTCGCCGCTATCGTCTGCAGGGCACGCTGTACTTCGCAGCCACGGCGCGACTGCAGGCGATGTTCGACGTAGATGCCGATCCGGCTCATGTCGAGCTGGACTGCTCCGGGGCGCACCTGGACGATCATTCGGCCGTCGAGGCGATCGAAGCGCTGCGGCGCCGTTATGCGCAACAAGGCAAGCAATTGCAGGTCACGCACTTGAATGATGCGTGCGAGGCCTTGCTCACTCGCGTCGGCGGCGCCGAGGCGCATTGATGAAAAAGCTTCATGAGAGCAATCG
Proteins encoded in this window:
- a CDS encoding SulP family inorganic anion transporter; this encodes MAFALVAHLNPLMGLYGAAIIAALTAAFGGRPGMISGAAGSMAVVIVALVVQHGAEYFLLTVLLSGLIQFLFGVLRLGKLVPMIPHPVMLGFVNGLAIVIASSQLEHLHAPGGGWLAGNALYLMLGLALVAMLVVYVLPRLTRVVPSALASIVIVSLIVQLFGVHTRAVGDIASIKGGLPFLHWPQVPWTLDTLKIVFPYALVMAMVGLLETLLTLNLVDEITATEGQPNRECMALGAANVVSGLFGGMGGCAMIGQTMINLTSGGRTRLSGITAGVLVMCFVLFLSPLIERIPLAALLGVMLVVAQKTFAWGSVPLLRRLPLTDALTIVAVTVITVFANLATAVLCGVLISAIAFSWKHADHLSVNREDLPNGGRRYRLQGTLYFAATARLQAMFDVDADPAHVELDCSGAHLDDHSAVEAIEALRRRYAQQGKQLQVTHLNDACEALLTRVGGAEAH